The stretch of DNA TACCATGATCGCGTGTTCCAGGCCGTGCACGTGCAGCGCCAGCGCCTGATGAAGGATGACCAGATCATCGAGTGGGCGGTCAAGAACGGTCTCGACAAGGCCAAGTTCATGGAAACCTGGAACTCCTTCGGCGTGACCACCAAGCTGCGCCGCCTGCAGCAGACCGCCAGCGCCTACAAGGTGAGCGGCACCCCGACCATCATCATCGACGGCAAGTACGTGGTGTCGCCGGGCCAGATCCAGGAATCGAACAAGATCCAGGACGTCAACCAGCTGATGCAGGCGACCTCCCAGGTCCTGGACAAGCTCGTCGAGCGGGCAGCCAAGACCAAATGAGTAAAGACGTCGAACGCGAAGTCCTCAAGATGTACGATGGGTCCCGGCCCAACGAGGACGACCTGTTTGAGACCAGCTATGTGAACCACATTGCGTGGTCGGTGGCGGTGCTCTGCACGGGCATCGCCATCTGGCTCGCCATTGCCCTCGTCAATGCCGAGAACCAGCGCTACGCCCTGATGAGCAACAAATGCCCCGATCCACTCTTCAAGGGCGGCATCGACAAGGCCTGTCTCGTGACCGTGCGTTCGCGCGACCACTGGTGGGAACACCTGTGGTACGGGATGACGCACGTGAGCGGCCAGTACGACGAGCACGTCTCGCGTTATCCCTCCCGGCGCGCGCCCGAACGCTGAACCCTAGGGGTTCAGCGCCTTTCGTTCTTCCAGCGACAGCACTTGCGGCGGCGTCACCGGCTCGCTCGTGCCCGGCCGGAAGAAGGGATTCTCCCGGTAGCTGCCGCCCAGGCGCGCCTTCATGAGCATCGTTCCGATCCTGCACACGGCCCAGGCCGTGCCCAGTACGCTCGACTTCACGGGCCCCTTGGCCGACCCTGTCTCGACCCGGCAGCGCAGCGGGCCAAGCTGGCGCGCGAGCTCCGCATCGGACGCATCCAGGCAGGTCCGCACCAGTCCCAGGTAGGAGGTGCGCGGATCGCGCGGCGTGTTGCCGACCGGGGTGCGGCAGCAGTTCGCATACCAGCGGTATAGCCCTTGGGGGCTGAGCGACATGCAGGCCAGGTGCTCGAGGCCCGCGTCGAAGCGCACGGCGGCGGGCAGGGTGGCGGCCACCTCGGTGCCACCGAGCGGGTCGAGCACGCTCGTCCCCAGGAAGCGGCCATAGGCCTGGCAATCCTTGCAATAGCAGACGGCACGCGCGGCCACGCGCCTGGCGTCGACCTGGCCGCGCAGCTTGCCGCAGCGGCAGCGTAGAGCGATCGTCATCTTACCCCTCCCTGTCCGGCGAATCCTCGCAGCGGCCCGCGTCGGCGCGTGTCCGCTCGGCTTGTCCTTCCTGTCCCGTATCGAGCGGCAGCGTGATCACGAAGCGCGCCCCGCCCAGCGGCGCGCTGTCCGCGCGCAGGCTGCCGCCGTGCAGCGCCACCGCCTTGCGCGCGATCGACAGACCGAGGCCAAAGCCGCCGGTGGCGCGGTCGCGGCTGCGGTCGAGCCGGTAGAACGGCTCGAAGACCCTGTCGCGCTCATCGAGCGGGATGCCGGGACCGTCGTCGTCGACCGTGATCTCGACGCCGTCGCCGCTGCGCGCCGCCGCCAGTAGTATGCGGCCGGCCGCATATTTTTGCGCGTTGCGCAGCAGGTTGCAGACGGCGCGCGCCAGCAGGCGGCGGTCGAGCGCGAGCTCGCCCAGGTCCTCGGCCAGCACGCAGTCGAGCGCGTGCGGCGAAGGAGGCAGCATCTCGAGGCAGTCGCGCAGTACCGTATCGAGCCGGACCGGCTCGCGCTGCAGCTGGCGTGTGCTGTCGAGTTTACTCATGTCGAGCAGCTCACCCACCAGGGAATTCAGTTCGCGCAGGTCGCCTTCCATCGCCCGGATGCGCTTGCCCAGGTCGGGGTCTCTGGCGCGCGCATCCAGCAGCTCCAGGCCGAATTCGAGCCGCGCGATCGGCGTGCGCAATTCGTGCGACACCGAGTGCAGCAGGCTTTTCTGCGCTTCCAGCAGGTCTTCGATGCGGTCGGCCATGTGGTTGATGCGTTCGGCCAGCGGATAGATGCTGGCCGAGGGCTTCATCTGCGAACGCGCGCTCAGCTTGCCGCTGCCGAACTCGTCGGCCATGCGCGACAGCGACTGCAAGCCTTGCCAGTGCGAGCGCGACCACAGCGCGATCGGCACCAGGAGCGCGATCGCCACGATCACGTAGCGCAGCGCTTCCATCGTGAGCGCTTTGCCGATGTCCACCGGCAGGTCCTGCGCATGCAGCACTTCCTCGTTGCTGCCGATGTAGCGCTGGCCGTCGAGGTCGACGCGGCGGTAGAAGCCGCGATTGGCGGGATCGAGCACCAGTTCGCCGCGCTCGAGCAGGGCGCGCCGGCCGGCCGGCAGGGCGCTGCGTGCCTGTGCCAGCGGAATCAGGTCGTAGCGCACATCGGACACGACGCGCACGTTGTTCAGGCGCGCCAGCCATTCGTCGCTTGGGGCCTGGTCAATGTACTGTTCCAGCAGGAAGATCTGGGCGGCCGCCTGGCGGCGTGCGATGTCCTCGAGCGGATCCCCGAACAGCCGGCTGAAGGCGAAATAGATCACGAAGGTGGCCGCCGTGATCGAGAGCATGACCAGCACGAAGAAACGGAAGAATATCCGGTTCACGTGCCCATCCCGCATAACTGCTTGTTACGAAACGCTGCCAAACACATAGTATCTCCTTGGCAGCATTGTATAGGAGCAGGTGCCTCTTAGGAATCTTCCTACCGGCTTTCCTCTCGCTTACAAATTGCAGACAATTCCTCGACAGTTCGAGGGGGAATGCAGGGCGTGGACTTCCTATGATGCTCAACATCAGGTTAAGGATTTTTATCTGGTTTTCCGTTTGCCCGCCTGATATGCGAGTGTCGGCGGGTTTTTTTATATCTAAGGGAACGATCGGTGGAGAAGAAAATGAGGAAGTTTCGACGCACTCTGATCAACGCCGCCGCCGTCATCGGCGTGGGCGTGGCTTTGGCAGCCTGCGGCGGCGGCGGTGAAGACATTGCCGTCATGAAGAACCAGACCGCAGGGCTGGGCATTGCGGTCGGCGAGCCCAATGGCGGCATGCCGGTCGTTTCCGAGTACATCAAGATGGCCCAGGAAGCATCCTGCGCATCGACCCGCAACAATCTGTATGTCGTCGACAGCAAGTACGTGCTGTGGGACCGCGCCGGCAACTGCGCCGACAACTCCACTGGCCAGACCCTGATGGGCGCGACCCCGCAGGCCGTGCTGTGCACCTCGGGCGACACGATCGCCGGCCCGCGCACCAGCTGCCTCGATGCGAGCGTACGCCCCCTGTTCGACACCATGCTGAAGAACCTCGACAAGGCCGACCTGGGCCTGGGCGCCGGCCACAAGGTCGAGCCGGTCGGCTTCCTGCCCAAGTCGGGCACTCCGGTCGCCTTCCAGACCATCGTCAGCGAAAGCTTCTCGAACATCGAGACGGCGCGCGAAGTCGTGATCAAGGACGCGGCCGCGTGGTCGGCCCTGTGGTCCGAACACAGCAAGACCCGCATCGCAGCGCCGCAAGTCGATTTCTCGCGCCACATGCTGGTGGCGGTATTCCAGGGCAGCGGCAATCCGGGCTGCGGCAGCTTCGACGTGGTGCACGTCGGCGCGAAAGACGGCAAGCTGCTGGTCGAATACGAGATCCGCGACATGTCGCCGGTCATGCTGTGCCTGGCCGCCGTGACCCAGCCGATGCGCGTGGTCGCGGTGCCGAAGATCGATGCGCCGGTCGAGTTCCGCAAGATCGTCAACGACTACGTCAACTTCACCACGGTCGAGCCGCATGTGCGCACCGGCATCCTCGAGCAGCGCAATGTCGTGGTGCGCGACGAGGCGGCCTGGACGCGCCTGTGGGCCGAACATGCCGGCAGCGAGCATGCCTTGCCGAAGATCGATTTCAAGGAGCAGATGGTGATCGGCGTGTTCCGCGGTCCCAAGCCCAGTACCTGCCACGGCGGCGGCGTCGCCAACGTGAGCTTCCGGAACGGCAAGCTGCAGGTGGGCGTGGTCGACACCGTGCCCGGCCCCGGCGTCTTCTGCGGCATGATGATCGTCCACCCGGCGCACCTGGTGATCGTCAAGCGCAGCGAGGCGCCGGTGGAATTCGTCACAGAAACCCGATCCACCCAGTAACAATGCGTGAGAGTTCGGCTTGCCCGACGTAAAATGTTGGATTGCCGAACTCTGCCGATTGTGAACGACATGAAGAAGCTTTTCGCCCTGGTTCTGGCTGTCTCGGGCAGCGCCGCAAGCGCACAGACGCCGACCACCAACCCGATGCCCGACGGCAGCCGCGATATGTATGCGGGGCTGGGCGTCGTGTCGGCGCCGCGGTACGAGGGGGCGGACAGCAGGAAGATCAGGGCATTGCCGGTGCTTCAGGCCCAATGGAGCAACGGCATGTTTGTTTCCGGCATGAGCGCCGGAATGCACCTGTCCGCCAGACCGCTGGTCGAATACGGTCCGCTGCTGGCCGTTCATCCGCGCCGCACCGCATCGGGCACCGGCTCCATCGTCGGCGGCGTCGATGCCTTTGCCACGCTGCTGCCGTCGACCGAGCGCGCCATGAAGAGCCCGAATCCGCTGGCCGGCATGGAAGAGATCAAGGCGCGTCTTGAAGCGGGCGCTTTCTTCAATGTGTATCTGTCGCCGCAATGGCGCCTGACCAGCAGCGTGCTGGCCGGCGCCGGCAACGACCGCAACGGCGTGCGTGGCGAGTTCGGCATCCAGCGCCTGGCGATGCAGCTGGCCCCGCACCACACGCTGTCGCTGTCGGCCGGCCTGGGGCTGGCCAACCGCGCCTACCAGCAGAGCTACTTCGGCGTCAGCGCCGAGCAGGCCGCGAGCAGCGGCAACCGCTTCTACCGCCCGGACGGCGGCCTGAAGGACCTGCGCATCGGCGCGCGCTGGAACTGGGCGCTGTCGCCCTCGTGGATGCTGACATCGAGCGTGCAGGGCACGCGCCTGATGGGCGACACCCGCCGCAGCCCGCTCGTCGAGCGGCCCGACAACCTGACGGTTTCGACCGCCTTCGCCTACCGGTTCTGATGATGCGATTCGCTCACGCCACCGCATGCGTACTGCTCCTGAGCTCGGCCAGCCTGGCCGCGGCGCAGGCGCTTGCGCCGGCGTCGGAGTGGGCGAGCTACCGCGACGCCTACCGCAGCCTGGTCGTGTTCGAGAAATACGGCGGCGCCAAGAACCTGCTGCAGAACCACCTGCAACTGCTGCCGCGCGAGAAAGGCGCGTTGGGAGAGGGCCTGCAACTGGTCCTGACGGGCAAGACCGTACAGACCAGCCTGGCGCTCGACGCCCTGGGACGCGGCGTGCTGCCCCTGGTGAAGGCCGCCTACGACGACAACGCCGTGCTGGCGCCGAACCGCAAGATCGGCCCTTTCAGCCTGCGTGCCCGGGTGAGCATCGCGCCGCGGGCGGACAACGTCTACGACACGGACGAGCTGCGCGCCGCCTGCGCCCAGGCCCTGTCCTATGCCCGCCACGTCGATGCCACGGCGCGCTCGCGCCAGTGCGTGGGGGTGCGCATGGTGTTCCCGAAGAAGGGCGTGGAGGCCTCGGTCAAGCTGCGCCGTCCGGACGGCGAGCAGGCGCTGCCGCTCACGCCTGGTGCGGCCTTCGGCGGCGACCTCGATGCCGACTTCCCGACCGTGAACTACCGCTTCGGCGCCGAGCGGGCGCAGGTGATCACCTATAGCGCGCCGCTGGCGATCGTGCCGCTGTTCGAGTGATCAATCCCAGGCCGACGGCGAGAACAGATAGCCTTCGCCCCACACCGTCTTGATCTTTTCCGAATCGGCGTCCTCGAACTTGCGGCGCAGCTTGGAGATGCAGTTGTCGATGCTGCGGTCCAGCCCATCGAATTCGATCCCGCGCATCTTCTTGAGCAGCGCGTCGCGCGACAGCACGCGGCCGGCGGCTTCGGCCAGCACCAGCAGCAGCTTGTATTCTGTATTCGACAGCACGCAGGGTTCGCCGCGCCAGACCACGCTGCGGTCGCTGGTGACGATGCGCAGCGCGCCGAACTGCAGCACGCGCGCATCAAGCCCGCCCTTGGCCTGGGCCGTGCGCCGCAGCAGGGCGCGCAGGCGCGCCAGCAGCACGCGCGGCTGCACCGGCTTGTTGACGAAATCGTCGGCGCCCTGTTCCAGGCCCGAGACTTCGTCGTAGGAGTCCTCGCGCGCGGTCAGGATCAGGATCGGCACTTCGGACACTTCGCGGATCCGGCGGCACACCACCATGCCGTCCAGACCCGGCAGCATCAGGTCGAGCACGACCACGTCGGGCGAGAGCGTCTTGAAACGCTCCAGCGCCTGGTCGCCGCGCGTGACCAGGTCGACCGCGAATTCATAGCCGGACAGGTATTCAGTGACGAGCTCGGCCAGGCGTGCATCGTCTTCCACTAACATCACTCGGTACATGCTTGTATCTCCTCCGTCCGAGATTGTATAGAACTCGTTGCCCGACAGCACAACCCCTACAAAGAGGGGACATTTGCTTACAGTTCGGTGACAATGATGCGCTCGCCCCACCATCGTGTAAAGTTGAAGTGCAGTAACGCCAACAACCCATGCATCGGAGACCACCGGATGAGACTTCACCGCCGCCCGCTCGGGCTGACCCTGATCGCCACCTTGTTTCTCGCCGCCGGCCCGGCCGCGGCCCAGGAGAGCGCCGTCGCACCCCCGGCCGCGATGGTGCTGGAAAACGTGCCGCCGGTGCCTGCCAGCCTGGCCAGCCAGGTGGCGAAGTACAACGACTTCAAGCCGACCTCGTTCGCGTCCTGGCACCCGACCAGGCTCGAGATGATCGTCTCGCGCCGCCACAACAACACGCCCCAGCTGTTCCGCGTCGCCAAACCGGGTGCGCCGCTCGCATTGATGACCGATTACGCCGAGCCGGTGCGCTCGGCCCAGTACGAGCCGCGTCATGGCAAGTACTATGTGTTCGGCCGCGATGCCGGCGGCAACGAGGTGTTCCGCGCCTACCGCCGCGAGGTCGGCAGCCTGGATGCGATTCCGGTCACGCCGGACAACCGCCGGGTGCAGGACACCGCCTGGGCCAGGAAGAGCGGCCGGCTGCTGTACGTGACGGTGCCGGTGGGCCGCCAGGGCTCGAACGACCAGATCAGCTCCACGGTCAGCATCGTCGACCCGACGCAGCCGGAGCAGGCGCGCGTGCTGGCCGAGCTGCCGGGCGGCGGCTGGGGCTCCTTCGAATTCTCGCACGACGACAAGCAGCTGGTGTACAGCGAGTACGTGTCGGCCAACGAATCCTACCTGTGGCTGATGGACGTCGCCAGCGGCAAGAGCCGGCGCCTGACCGAGCAGGGTGGAGAGAAGGTCGCCTACGGCAATGCCAGGTTCGCGCGCGACGGCAAGGGCATCTACACGACCAGCGACCGCGGTTCGGAGTTCCAGCGCCTGGTCTACATCGACATCGCCAGCGGCAAGGAGACCGTGCTGACGCCTGGCATCAACTGGGACATCGACAGCTTCGACCTGACCGAGGACGGCAAGCTGCTCGCGTTTGTCGCCAACGAGGACGGCACGAGCGTGCTGCGCATGATGCGAACGGCGGACCGCAAGCTGGTGGCGCAGCCGGAGCTGCCGATGGGTGTCATCGGGCGCATCGAGTGGCACAAGGACAGCCGCCACCTGGCGCTGTCGCTGGCCTCGGCGCGCAGCCCGTCGGAGGTCTACAGCGTCGACGCGAAGACGAGCGCCGTGACGCGCTGGACCCGGCACGAGAAGATGGAGGTGGACATGAACAAGTTCGCCGAGCCCTCGCTGGTGCGCTGGAAGTCGTTCGACGGCCGCGAGATCTCGGGCTTCGTCTACCGTCCGGACGCCGCCAGGTTCCCGGGCAAGCGCCCGGTGCTGATCAATATCCACGGCGGTCCGGAAGGGCAGTCGACGCCGGGCTTTTTGGGCCGCAACAACTACTTCACCGACGAGATGGGCCTGACGGTGATCTACCCGAACGTGCGCGGCTCGACCGGCTACGGCAAGAGCTTCCTGAAGCTGGACAACGGCAAGCTGCGTGAAGACTCGGTGAAGGACATCGGCGCGCTGCTCGACTGGATCGCGGCCCAGCCCGACATGGACGCCTCGCGCGTGGCGGTGATGGGCGGCTCCTACGGCGGCTACATGACCCTGGCCGTATCGACCATGTACCCGGAGCGCATCGCCGCCAGCATCGACATCGTCGGCATCTCGAACTTCGTCACCTTCCTCGAGCGCACCGAGAGCTACCGCCGCGACCTGCGCCGCGTGGAGTACGGCGACGAGCGCGACCCCGAGATGCGCAAGTGGATGGAAGCGACGGCGCCGGCCAACAACGCGTCGAAGATCAAGAAGCCGCTGTTCGTCGTGCAGGGCAAGAACGACCCGCGCGTGCCCTGGCAGGAGGCCGACCAGATCGTGGCCACGGTGAAGAAGAACGGCACGCCGGTGTGGTACATGACGGCGAACGACGAAGGACACGGTTTCGGCAAGAAGGCCAATGCCGACTACCTGTTCTATGCGACGATCGATTTCTTCAATACGTACTTACTGAAATAAACTGTAGGGTGGTCGGCTATGCCGACCGCGCGTTCAAGTCACGTACGCCGGCCTGCTCCGTGGTTTGTATTCGGTCCTTGAACGCGCGGACGGCGAAGCCGTCCACCCTACGCAGTAACGAGATACGCCGCGATCGCTTTCCCCACCTCGGTCGTATCCGCCGTCCCGCCCATGTCCGGCGTGCGCGGCCCGTTCACCAGGCAGTGCTCGATCGCGCGCAGCAGCGCATCGTGCGCATCCTTGTACCCCAGGAACTCCAGCATCATCGCCCCCGACCAGATCATGGCGATCGGGTTGGCGATGTTCCTGCCGTAGATGTCGGGCGCCGAGCCGTGCACCGGCTCGAACAGCGAGGGGAAGCTGCGCTCGGGATTCAGGTTGGCCGAGGGAGCGATGCCGATCGTGCCGGTGCAGGCCGGGCCCAGGTCCGACAGGATGTCGCCGAACAGGTTCGAGGCCACCACCACGTCGAAACGCTCGGGCGACAGCACGAAGCGCGCCGCCAGGATGTCGACGTGGTACTTGTCCCAGCGGACATCCGGATACGCTGCTCCAACAGCGGCCACGCGCTCGTCCCAGTAGGGCATCGAGATCGCGATGCCGTTCGACTTGGTGGCGGCGGTCAGGTGCTGCTTCGGGCGGCGCTGGGCCAGGTCGAAGGCGTACTTGAGGATGCGGTCGGTGCCCTTGCGGGTGAAGATGGCTTCCTGCAGCACCAGCTCGCGCTCGGTGCCCTCGAACATGCGTCCGCCCACCGCCGAGTATTCGCCTTCGGTATTCTCCCTCACCACGTAGAAGTCGATGTCGCCCGGCTTCTTATTGGCGAGCGGGCAGGGCACGCCCGGCATCAGGCGCACCGGGCGCAGGTTGACGTACTGGTCGAACTCGCGCCGGAACTTGAGCAGCGAGCCCCACAGCGAGATGTGGTCGGGAACAAGGTCGGGCCAGCCGACCGCGCCGAAGAAGATCGCGTCGACGCCGTCGAGTTGCTGTTTCCAGTCGTCCGGCATCATCTTGCCGTGCTCGCGGTAGTAGTCGCAGCTGGCCCATGCGAAGGTGACGAACTCCAGCGGGATGCCGAAGCGCCGCGCCGCCGCCTCGACGGCGCGCAAGCCCTCGGGCATGACCTCCTTGCCGATGCCGTCTCCGGCGATCACGGCGATCCTGTGCTGCTGCATGGCTGGCTCCTGTGGGTGTTGAGTGTCGGCTCAGCATAGCAAGAATACGCCACGTTTATAATCCACCGTGGTGTGGCCTTATGGAACACGAATCGTGAATAATCAAATCGAAAACGGTGACCTGGCGGTCTTTGTGGAAGTAGTCCGCAGGGGTAGCTTCAGCGGGGCGGCGCACAGCCTGGGCATGTCCGCGGCCTTTGTCAGCAAGCGCATCGGCATACTGGAAGCGCAGCTCGGGGTGCGGCTGTTCGCGCGCTCCACGCAGCGCGTGGTGATCACCGAGGAGGGCGAGCAGGTCTATGCCAGGGCCCAGCTGATCCTGGCGCAGCTCGACGACATGCTCGACGACGTCGCCGAGCGGCGCCAGGAGCCGGCCGGGCGCCTGCGCATCTGCAGCAGCTTCGGTTTCGGGCGCAACGTGGTCGCGCCCGTGGTCGCCAGGCTGGCCGCCAGCCACCCGAAGCTGCAGATCCGCCTGGAGGTGTTCGACCGCCTGGTCGACACAGTGGCGGAAGGCTTCGACCTGGACGTGCGCATCGGCGACGACCTGCCGCCGCAGCTGGTGGCGCGCAAGCTGATGGACAACCACCGCATCCTGTGCGCGGCGCCAGGCTATATCGCGCGCCACGGCATGCCGAAGTCGCTGAAGGTACTCGCCAGCCACCAGTGCCTGGCGATCAAGGAGCGCGACCACCCGTTCGGCACCTGGCGCCTGCGCGGCAAAGGCGGGGAGGAGACGGTGCGGGTATCCGGCCCGCTCTCGACCAACCACGGCGAAATCGCGCTGCGCTGGGCGGTCGAAGGCGCGGGCATCGTGCTGCGTTCGCTGTGGGATGCGCGCGCCTACCTGGAGAGCGGCGCGCTGGTGCAGGTTCTGCCCGACTACACCCAGCCGGCCAGCGTGTGGGCCGTGTATCCGCAGCGCCTGAGCGGATCGGGCAGGGTGCGCGTGTGCGTCGACTTCCTGCGCCGGCACCTGGGGCAGCCGGACGCCCGGCTTGGCGCGGACGGTGCGCTTCGCTAAGATGCCATCTCATCCTTACCAACCCGTCAGGACAGATTGTGTGGCTACCCGGAGACCCGATACCTGAACTCGTGGCCAGCACGAGGCGCCCCCGGTGGTGGCGGGCAAGCGTCATTCCCTGACGGGCAGTGTTCGTGTAGCCGCGTTCATGCCGGGGCAAGCCGCGTCCATGTCATCCAAACCGGGATTCGCCGCATCGCGCCGCGCCGCAGCCCCGGCCCCGCTAGAGTAGGCGTTCCAAATCCGAAGAGAGAGACCGCGCATGAAATCGACCCTGCTTGGCCTGCTGGCCAGCTTCGCCCTGGCCGCCGGCCCCGCCCACGCCGTCGACGCCAGCGGCCACTGGAAAGGCCGCATCGCCGATTCCCTGAACGTGCAACTGGAGTTCGCCCGGGCGGCCGACGGCAGGTGGGAAGGAAAACTGGCGGTGCCCCAGCAGGGCTTCAAGACGCCAGTCGAGCAGCTGGAAGTCGGCGCGGAGCAGCTCGGGTTCAGACTGCCGCAACTGAACGCCGGTTTCACGGCGCGCTGGAGCGAACAGGACCAGGCCTGGATCGGCACCTGGAGCCAGAACGGCCAGACGCTGCCGCTGCGCCTCGAGCGCACCGATGCCGCGGCGCTCAAGCCGAAGCGTCCGCAGCTGGAAGCGATCGCCGCGCGCCAGCCGAGCTATGCCAGCGTCGAGGTCGGCTTCGCCAACCCGGCGGGTGGCCACGTTCTCGCCGGCACCTTGACCGTCCCCCAGGGCAAGGGGCCGTTCCCGGCGGTCGTGCTGGTGCATGGCTCCGGTCCCGTCGACCGCGACGAGACCGTCCGCGAGCACAAGCCCTTCCTGGTGCTGGCCGACCACCTGAGCCGCCAGGGCATCGCGGTCCTGCGCTACGACAAGCGCGGCGTCGGCAAGTCCGGCGGCGTGTACAAGCTGGCGACGACCCAGGACTTCGCCACCGATGCCGAGGCCGCGCTCGCCTTCCTGCGCGGCCGGCCCGAGATCGATGCGAAACGGATCGGCATGCTCGGCCACTCGGAAGGCGGCATGATCGCGCCGATGGTGGCGGCGCGCGACCCAGGCCTGGCCTTCGTCGTGATGCTGGCGGCTCCCGGGGTGCGCGGCGAACTGCTGATGGTCGAACAGATCGCGCTGGGAACGAAAGCCGCGGGGATGCCGGACGAGGCGGTGGCCAGGGAGCGTGAGCTGAACCGCGCGGTATTCGCGGCCATCCTGGCCGAGCCAAGCCCGGCGCTGGCCGGCGAAAAGGCGCGCCGCATGATGGAAGCGGCCGAACGCGATGGGCTGCTGTCGCCCGGGACCGCCGCGGCGCGCGCCAGCCTGTTCGCTTCGCCCTGGTTCCATGCCTTCCTGCGGCACGAACCCGGCCCGGTCCTGCGCGCCGTGCGCCAGCCCATCCTGGTGCTGAACGGCGAGCGCGACCTGCAGGTGCCGGCCGCGATGAACCTTGCCGCCATCCGCACGGCGCTCGCGGGTAATGGGCGCGCCGTGGTGAAGGAACTGCCGGCGCTGAACCACCTGGACCAGACCGCGCGCACCGGGGCCGGCAGCGAATACGCCGAGATCGAGGAAAGCCTCGCGCCGCTCGCGCTCGACACCGTCAGCGACTGGATCCTGGCAAGGGTCAAGGCGCCGCGCGACAGCATAAAATAGCCAAATGGAAAACAACGCCCCAGCCGACCACGAATCACCGCTTCCGTCCAGCCTCGCCGCCAGGCTGGGAGGATGGTCGCATCGCGCCCAGCAGTATCCGGTATTCGGCAAGACCTGGTACGGCTACCGCATGCGCTCGTTCCGGGTCCCGATGATCCTGTTGGCGCTGGTGCTGGTCATGCTGGCCGCGCTGGTTCCCAAGCCGCCGCCCGAGGTCAACCCGCTGGCCTTCTGGTTCACCTTCCCGGCCATCTGGCTGGTGGTGGCCACCGCCCTGGCGCTGGGACGCGGCCTGGCGGTGCTGGTGCGGGCGCGCGGCTGGCGTCCGCGGCGCGAAGCGGCCGGCATCGTGTGCGCATTGCTGCTGGGGGTGCTGCTGGCCTGGTCGCTGACGCCTTTCGTGAGGACCGGCGGCCAGCCGGCGTCAGGACAGGCGTCGGCCGAACTGCGGGCCGAGCAGGAGCGCGACAACCGCGTGGTCAACCTGGCGATCTGGTTCCCGGTGCTGGTCTGGCTGGCCGGTCCCTTCGACCTGGCCGCCTATTTCCGCCAGCGCGGCTTGCTGCGCGAGGCCGCCCTGCAGGCGCAGGCCGAGCGCTACAAGCACCAGCGCAACGAAGTCGAGGTGAAGCTGGCGGTGCTGGCCAGCCAGGTCGAGCCCCACTTCCTGTTCAACACCCTGTCGGGCGTGCGCGCCGCCATGCTGTCCGATCCGGATCGCGGCATCGTCATGATCGACCACCTGATCGACTACCTGCGCTCGACCATCCCGCAACTGCGCGCCGACGGCGCCAGCACCTTCGTCACCCTCGGCTCGCAATGCGATTCGGTGCGCGCCTACCTGGGCGTGATTGCAGCGCGCATGCCG from Massilia varians encodes:
- a CDS encoding LysR substrate-binding domain-containing protein; amino-acid sequence: MNNQIENGDLAVFVEVVRRGSFSGAAHSLGMSAAFVSKRIGILEAQLGVRLFARSTQRVVITEEGEQVYARAQLILAQLDDMLDDVAERRQEPAGRLRICSSFGFGRNVVAPVVARLAASHPKLQIRLEVFDRLVDTVAEGFDLDVRIGDDLPPQLVARKLMDNHRILCAAPGYIARHGMPKSLKVLASHQCLAIKERDHPFGTWRLRGKGGEETVRVSGPLSTNHGEIALRWAVEGAGIVLRSLWDARAYLESGALVQVLPDYTQPASVWAVYPQRLSGSGRVRVCVDFLRRHLGQPDARLGADGALR
- a CDS encoding alpha/beta hydrolase family protein, with the protein product MKSTLLGLLASFALAAGPAHAVDASGHWKGRIADSLNVQLEFARAADGRWEGKLAVPQQGFKTPVEQLEVGAEQLGFRLPQLNAGFTARWSEQDQAWIGTWSQNGQTLPLRLERTDAAALKPKRPQLEAIAARQPSYASVEVGFANPAGGHVLAGTLTVPQGKGPFPAVVLVHGSGPVDRDETVREHKPFLVLADHLSRQGIAVLRYDKRGVGKSGGVYKLATTQDFATDAEAALAFLRGRPEIDAKRIGMLGHSEGGMIAPMVAARDPGLAFVVMLAAPGVRGELLMVEQIALGTKAAGMPDEAVARERELNRAVFAAILAEPSPALAGEKARRMMEAAERDGLLSPGTAAARASLFASPWFHAFLRHEPGPVLRAVRQPILVLNGERDLQVPAAMNLAAIRTALAGNGRAVVKELPALNHLDQTARTGAGSEYAEIEESLAPLALDTVSDWILARVKAPRDSIK
- a CDS encoding sensor histidine kinase, whose translation is MENNAPADHESPLPSSLAARLGGWSHRAQQYPVFGKTWYGYRMRSFRVPMILLALVLVMLAALVPKPPPEVNPLAFWFTFPAIWLVVATALALGRGLAVLVRARGWRPRREAAGIVCALLLGVLLAWSLTPFVRTGGQPASGQASAELRAEQERDNRVVNLAIWFPVLVWLAGPFDLAAYFRQRGLLREAALQAQAERYKHQRNEVEVKLAVLASQVEPHFLFNTLSGVRAAMLSDPDRGIVMIDHLIDYLRSTIPQLRADGASTFVTLGSQCDSVRAYLGVIAARMPRLHAEVACPPELRAAPIPPLMLISLVENAVKHGIEPKKGPATIRVWAACRETDGARMLALSVSDDGVGFRASSGSGIGLANIRERLTHLYGGTAALELRAGEEGGVVASIVLPLAATMEGA